In Pseudomonas putida, a genomic segment contains:
- a CDS encoding lipid A biosynthesis lauroyl acyltransferase, with protein sequence MERPRFRPYFLHPRFWGLWLGLGLLWLVVQLPYRALLGLGSALGAVMYRLAGERRRIAARNLELCFPEMSDDERRRLLKANFASTGIAFFEMAMSWWWPKARLARLAHIEGIEHLQAAQQAGQGAILMAVHFTTLEIGAALLGQAHTIDGMYREHGNPLFDFIQRRGRERHNLDSLAVEREDVRGMLKLLRSGRAIWYAPDQDYGAKQSLFVPLFGIPAATVTATTKFARLGKAQVIPFTQKRLEDGSGYRLVVHPPLADFPGESEEADCLRINQWVEGVLRECPEQYLWAHRRFKSRPEGAPRLYDKKKR encoded by the coding sequence TTTCTGGGGCCTGTGGCTGGGCCTGGGCCTGCTGTGGCTGGTCGTGCAGTTGCCGTACCGCGCCCTGCTGGGGCTCGGCAGTGCCCTGGGCGCCGTGATGTACCGCCTGGCCGGTGAGCGTCGGCGGATTGCCGCGCGCAACCTGGAACTGTGCTTCCCGGAAATGTCCGACGACGAACGGCGGCGTTTGTTGAAGGCCAATTTCGCCTCCACCGGCATCGCCTTCTTCGAAATGGCCATGAGCTGGTGGTGGCCCAAGGCCAGATTGGCGCGCCTGGCGCATATCGAGGGCATCGAACACCTGCAGGCGGCGCAGCAGGCCGGGCAGGGCGCGATCCTCATGGCCGTGCACTTCACCACCCTGGAGATCGGCGCTGCGCTGCTGGGCCAAGCCCACACCATCGACGGCATGTACCGCGAGCACGGCAACCCGCTGTTCGACTTCATCCAGCGCCGCGGCCGCGAACGGCACAACCTCGATTCGCTGGCGGTGGAGCGCGAGGATGTGCGCGGCATGCTCAAGCTGCTGCGTTCGGGCCGTGCGATCTGGTACGCACCCGACCAGGACTACGGCGCCAAGCAGAGCCTGTTCGTGCCGCTGTTCGGCATTCCGGCGGCGACGGTCACCGCTACCACCAAGTTCGCGCGGTTGGGCAAGGCGCAGGTGATCCCGTTCACCCAGAAACGTCTGGAAGATGGCAGCGGCTATCGTCTGGTGGTGCATCCGCCGCTTGCCGACTTCCCGGGGGAGAGCGAGGAGGCCGATTGCCTGCGCATCAACCAGTGGGTCGAAGGCGTGTTGCGCGAGTGCCCGGAGCAGTATCTGTGGGCGCACCGGCGCTTCAAGTCGCGGCCTGAAGGGGCGCCGCGGCTGTACGACAAGAAGAAACGCTGA
- a CDS encoding patatin-like phospholipase family protein codes for MAPPPVTGLILSGGGARAAYQVGVLAGIAELLPPGTPNPFPVIVGTSAGAINAVALASGATRFGEAIERLTTFWQNFRSHLVLRSDWPGVIRQASRFVGHSLLGLGGQAPVALLDSSPLRGLLSAHLNLKGIDHALAAEQLRAVAVTAFGYESGQAVTFYQGRGTIDAWLRHRRIGVPTSLSINHLLASAAIPLLFAPVRLGDEYYGDGAVRQSAPISPALHLGASRVLVVGVSGNPQRPASPMPAQRVFSGQQPSLAQIGAHMLNSTFIDSLEDDIELLQRLNHLSHLLPAHLNARRLGLAPIEVLVVAPSQPLDEIAARHRRELPSALRTFLRGPGATRTSGAGVLSYLLFEASYCSELIELGRRDALAKHQELRQFLGI; via the coding sequence ATGGCCCCACCCCCGGTAACCGGTCTGATCCTCTCTGGCGGCGGTGCCCGCGCCGCCTATCAGGTCGGCGTCCTGGCCGGCATCGCCGAGTTGCTACCGCCTGGCACGCCGAACCCATTCCCGGTCATCGTCGGCACTTCGGCCGGGGCCATCAATGCCGTCGCCTTGGCCAGTGGTGCCACCCGCTTCGGCGAGGCGATCGAGCGCCTGACCACCTTCTGGCAGAACTTCCGTAGCCACCTGGTGCTGCGCAGCGACTGGCCCGGAGTGATCCGCCAGGCCAGTCGCTTCGTCGGCCACAGCCTGTTGGGCCTGGGTGGCCAGGCACCGGTGGCGCTGCTCGACAGCAGCCCATTGCGCGGCCTGCTGAGTGCGCACCTGAACCTCAAGGGCATCGATCACGCCTTGGCTGCCGAGCAATTACGCGCCGTGGCGGTGACCGCGTTCGGCTACGAGTCGGGGCAGGCGGTGACGTTCTATCAGGGCCGCGGCACCATCGACGCCTGGTTGCGCCACCGACGCATTGGGGTGCCGACCTCCTTGTCGATCAACCACCTGCTGGCCAGCGCGGCGATCCCGTTGCTGTTCGCCCCCGTGCGCCTGGGCGACGAGTACTACGGCGACGGTGCGGTGCGCCAGTCGGCACCGATCAGTCCGGCCCTGCACCTGGGCGCCAGCCGCGTGCTGGTGGTCGGGGTCAGCGGCAACCCGCAGCGCCCGGCATCGCCGATGCCGGCCCAGCGGGTGTTCAGCGGCCAGCAGCCGAGCCTGGCGCAGATCGGCGCGCACATGCTCAACAGTACGTTCATCGACAGCCTCGAGGACGACATCGAGCTGCTGCAACGGCTCAATCACCTCAGCCACCTGTTGCCGGCCCATCTGAATGCACGGCGCCTGGGGTTGGCGCCGATCGAGGTGCTGGTGGTCGCGCCCAGCCAACCGCTGGATGAAATCGCCGCGCGGCACCGGCGCGAACTGCCTTCGGCCTTGCGTACCTTCTTGCGCGGGCCGGGCGCGACGAGGACCAGTGGGGCGGGGGTATTGAGCTACCTGCTGTTCGAGGCCAGCTATTGCAGCGAGCTGATCGAACTGGGGCGTCGGGATGCGCTGGCCAAGCACCAGGAGCTGCGGCAGTTTCTCGGGATATGA
- a CDS encoding VacJ family lipoprotein produces the protein MEADPQVTAAPLAPEADGFIDPLRELKFNPGLDQREFERSTLEALNVYDPLESVNRRIYHFNYRLDQWVLLPLVNGYQYVTPRFVRTGVSNFFSNLGDVPNLFNSVLQLKPKRSAEITARLMFNTLLGVGGLWDPATKMGLPKQNEDFGQTLGFYGVPEGPYLMLPVLGPSNLRDTTGVVVDYVGEDAINYLNVAEASSDHPEIFALRVVDKRYTTNFRYGQLNSPFEYEKVRYVYTQARKLQIAE, from the coding sequence ATCGAAGCCGACCCACAGGTAACTGCCGCGCCCTTGGCGCCGGAGGCGGACGGCTTCATCGACCCGCTGCGCGAGCTGAAATTCAACCCCGGCCTGGACCAGCGCGAGTTCGAGCGCTCGACCCTCGAGGCGCTGAACGTGTACGACCCGCTGGAATCGGTGAACCGGCGCATCTACCACTTCAACTACCGCCTCGATCAGTGGGTGCTGCTGCCGCTGGTCAACGGCTACCAGTACGTCACCCCGCGCTTCGTGCGCACCGGGGTGAGCAACTTCTTCAGCAACCTGGGCGATGTGCCGAACCTGTTCAACAGCGTGCTGCAGCTCAAGCCCAAGCGCTCGGCGGAAATCACCGCTCGGCTGATGTTCAACACGCTACTGGGCGTGGGCGGGTTGTGGGATCCGGCGACCAAGATGGGCCTGCCCAAGCAGAACGAGGACTTCGGCCAGACCCTGGGCTTCTACGGTGTGCCCGAGGGGCCTTACCTGATGCTGCCGGTGCTGGGACCGTCGAACCTGCGCGATACCACCGGGGTGGTGGTGGACTATGTGGGCGAGGACGCGATCAACTACCTGAACGTGGCCGAAGCCAGCAGCGACCATCCGGAAATCTTCGCCCTGCGCGTGGTGGACAAGCGCTACACCACCAACTTCCGCTATGGCCAGCTCAACTCACCGTTCGAGTACGAGAAGGTGCGGTACGTATATACCCAGGCGCGCAAGCTGCAGATAGCCGAATAA
- a CDS encoding serine/threonine protein kinase, protein MLRPWRLAALLGGLLLATAASARDIDAASYGYPLTNPFEATIATTPPDQRPTLPSDDDITQADYSLNLRPERELTLPDNFWPVKKLKYRLARQDREAPLMFIIAGTGAPYTSSINEYLKKLFYQAGFHVVQLSSPTSWDFMSAASRFATPGVSQEDAKDLYHVMQAIRAQHARLPVSEFYLTGYSLGALDAAFVSHLDETRRSFNFKRVLLLNPPVNLYTSINNLDKLVQTQVKGIDRSTTFYELMLAKLTRYFQEKGYIDLNDALLYDFQQSRQHLSNEQMAMLIGTSFRFSAADIAFTSDLINRRGLITPPKYPITEGTSLEPFFKRALQCDFDCYLTEQVIPMWRARTDGNSILQLINQVSLYALEDYLRSSSKIAVMHNADDVILGPGDIGFLRKVFGERLTLYPHGGHCGNLNYRVNSDAMLEFFRG, encoded by the coding sequence ATGCTTCGACCTTGGCGCCTAGCCGCTCTTCTTGGCGGCCTGCTACTGGCTACGGCCGCTTCAGCGCGAGATATCGACGCCGCAAGCTATGGCTATCCGCTGACCAACCCGTTCGAGGCGACCATCGCCACCACACCGCCGGATCAGCGCCCGACCCTGCCCAGCGACGATGACATCACCCAGGCCGACTACAGCCTGAACCTGAGACCGGAGCGCGAGTTAACCCTGCCCGACAATTTCTGGCCGGTGAAGAAGCTCAAGTACCGCCTGGCCCGCCAGGACCGCGAGGCGCCGCTGATGTTCATCATCGCCGGCACCGGCGCGCCCTACACCAGCAGCATCAACGAATACCTCAAGAAGCTCTTCTACCAGGCCGGCTTCCATGTGGTGCAACTGTCCTCGCCCACCAGCTGGGACTTCATGAGCGCCGCCTCGCGGTTCGCCACGCCCGGCGTCAGCCAGGAAGACGCCAAGGACCTCTACCACGTGATGCAGGCGATCCGCGCGCAACATGCGCGCCTGCCGGTCAGCGAGTTCTACCTCACCGGCTACAGCCTCGGCGCCCTGGATGCGGCATTCGTCAGCCACCTCGACGAGACCCGGCGCAGCTTCAACTTCAAGCGTGTGTTGCTGCTCAATCCACCGGTCAACCTGTACACCTCGATCAACAACCTCGACAAGCTGGTACAGACCCAGGTCAAAGGCATCGACCGCAGCACCACGTTCTACGAGTTGATGCTCGCCAAGCTCACCCGCTACTTCCAGGAAAAGGGCTACATCGACCTCAACGACGCCCTGCTGTACGACTTCCAGCAGTCGCGCCAGCACCTGTCCAACGAACAGATGGCCATGCTCATCGGCACCTCGTTCCGCTTCTCGGCCGCCGACATCGCCTTCACCTCCGACCTGATCAACCGCCGCGGCCTGATCACCCCGCCGAAATACCCGATCACCGAGGGCACCAGCCTGGAGCCTTTCTTCAAGCGCGCCCTGCAGTGCGATTTCGATTGCTACCTCACGGAGCAAGTGATCCCGATGTGGCGCGCCCGCACCGATGGCAACAGCATCCTGCAACTGATCAACCAGGTCAGCCTGTATGCCCTCGAGGACTATCTGCGCAGCAGTTCGAAGATCGCCGTGATGCACAACGCCGACGACGTCATTCTCGGCCCAGGCGACATCGGATTCCTGCGCAAGGTGTTCGGCGAGCGCCTGACCCTGTACCCCCATGGCGGCCATTGCGGCAACCTCAACTACCGCGTCAACAGCGACGCCATGCTGGAGTTCTTCCGTGGTTAA
- a CDS encoding beta (1-6) glucans synthase: MPSPSRLKSPPYLLACLVALLALATLWYGLGKPVHLADAASPTHKLQCASYTPFDKDQSPFDQPFRLRPARMDADLALLSERFKCIRTYSMTGLEAIPALARKHGLKVMLGAWVNANPVDTDKEVDLLIAAANANPDVVSAVIVGNEALLRKEVTGDRLAALIAKVKSQVKVPVTYADVWEFWLQHPQVAPAVDFLTIHLLPYWEDDPRGIDDALAHVGEVRRTFGARFAPKGIFIGETGWPSEGRQRETAVPSRVNEARFIRGFVAMAEANGWDYNLIEAFDQPWKRASEGAVGGYWGLYDADRQDKGVLEGPVSDLQYWPRWLLASAALMLAMLWLAGRPASTGAALLMPLLAAFGTACLGLWGELMRTHARFAGEWAWALALVGLNLLVLMHGLLGLAHRDGWRERLFAWLQARAGWLLLAAGFAAAVSMLAMVFDPRYRSFPTAALALPALLYALRPVVASRAEVALLASIVGVGVLPQLYREGLENQQAWGWALVGVVMTLALWRSWRLCRA; this comes from the coding sequence ATGCCCTCCCCCTCCCGCCTGAAGTCGCCGCCTTACCTGTTGGCCTGCCTGGTTGCCCTGTTGGCCCTGGCGACGCTCTGGTACGGCCTCGGCAAGCCGGTGCACCTGGCTGACGCAGCCAGCCCCACGCACAAGTTGCAGTGCGCCTCGTACACCCCTTTCGACAAGGACCAGTCGCCGTTCGACCAGCCATTTCGCCTGCGCCCGGCGCGCATGGACGCCGACCTGGCGCTGCTGAGCGAGCGATTCAAGTGCATCCGCACCTACTCGATGACCGGTCTTGAGGCAATTCCCGCGCTGGCGCGCAAGCATGGCCTGAAGGTAATGCTGGGAGCGTGGGTCAACGCCAACCCGGTCGACACCGACAAGGAAGTGGACCTGCTGATCGCCGCCGCGAATGCCAATCCCGACGTGGTCAGCGCGGTGATCGTCGGCAACGAGGCACTGCTGCGCAAGGAAGTCACCGGCGATCGCCTGGCGGCGTTGATCGCCAAGGTGAAAAGCCAGGTCAAGGTGCCGGTGACCTACGCCGACGTCTGGGAATTCTGGTTGCAGCACCCGCAGGTGGCGCCAGCGGTGGACTTCCTGACCATCCACCTGTTGCCCTACTGGGAGGACGACCCACGTGGCATCGACGATGCCCTGGCCCATGTCGGCGAGGTGCGGCGCACCTTCGGCGCGCGTTTCGCGCCCAAGGGCATCTTCATCGGCGAGACCGGCTGGCCCAGCGAAGGCCGGCAACGCGAGACCGCCGTTCCCAGCCGAGTCAACGAGGCCCGCTTCATCCGCGGTTTCGTGGCCATGGCCGAAGCCAATGGCTGGGATTACAACCTGATCGAAGCGTTCGACCAGCCATGGAAACGCGCCAGCGAGGGTGCGGTGGGGGGTTACTGGGGCCTGTACGATGCCGACCGCCAGGACAAGGGCGTGCTCGAGGGGCCGGTGAGCGACCTGCAGTACTGGCCGCGCTGGCTGCTGGCCAGTGCCGCGCTGATGCTGGCAATGCTGTGGCTGGCAGGGCGCCCTGCCAGCACCGGTGCTGCACTACTGATGCCGTTGTTGGCGGCGTTCGGTACGGCCTGCCTGGGCTTGTGGGGCGAGCTGATGCGTACCCATGCGCGGTTTGCTGGCGAATGGGCGTGGGCGCTGGCATTGGTGGGGCTGAACCTGCTGGTGTTGATGCATGGACTGCTGGGCCTTGCGCACCGTGATGGCTGGCGCGAGCGGCTGTTCGCCTGGCTGCAGGCCCGCGCCGGCTGGCTGCTGTTGGCGGCAGGGTTCGCCGCGGCGGTGAGCATGCTGGCGATGGTATTCGACCCGCGCTATCGCAGCTTTCCGACCGCCGCGCTGGCATTGCCGGCGCTGCTGTATGCCTTGCGGCCGGTAGTGGCGTCGCGGGCCGAGGTGGCCCTGCTGGCCAGCATCGTCGGTGTCGGGGTACTGCCGCAGTTGTACCGCGAAGGGCTGGAGAACCAGCAGGCCTGGGGCTGGGCGCTTGTCGGGGTGGTGATGACACTGGCCTTATGGCGGAGTTGGCGGCTGTGCCGGGCTTGA
- a CDS encoding glycine betaine ABC transporter substrate-binding protein, with protein sequence MATFTKIRRFLGAGTALVLAMSTAQAMAKEVSIGYVDGWADSVATTNVAAEVIKQKLGYDVKLQAVAAGIMWQGVATGKLDAILSAWLPVTHGEYWAKNKDKVVDYGANFKDAKIGLIVPEYVKTQSIADLKTDDGYKQQIIGIDAGSGVMIKTDQAIKDYDLGYKLRASSGAGMTTELGKAYAKQQPIVVTGWVPHWMFAKWKLKFLDDPKGVYGAAETVNSIGSKELDKKAPEVAEFLKKFQWQSKDEIGEVMLAIQDGAKPEAAAKDWVAKHPERVKEWTGK encoded by the coding sequence ATGGCTACTTTTACAAAAATACGCCGTTTCCTGGGCGCGGGTACCGCCCTGGTATTGGCCATGAGCACTGCACAAGCAATGGCCAAGGAAGTAAGCATTGGTTATGTGGACGGTTGGGCCGATAGCGTGGCGACCACCAACGTGGCCGCCGAAGTGATCAAGCAGAAGCTCGGCTACGACGTGAAGCTGCAGGCGGTGGCCGCCGGGATCATGTGGCAGGGCGTGGCGACCGGCAAGCTCGATGCGATCCTGTCCGCCTGGCTGCCGGTTACCCACGGCGAGTACTGGGCCAAGAACAAGGACAAGGTGGTCGACTACGGGGCCAACTTCAAGGACGCGAAGATCGGCCTGATCGTGCCGGAGTACGTCAAGACCCAGAGCATCGCCGACCTCAAGACCGACGACGGCTACAAGCAGCAGATCATCGGTATCGACGCAGGCTCGGGCGTGATGATCAAGACCGACCAGGCGATCAAGGACTACGACCTGGGCTACAAGCTGCGTGCCAGCTCCGGCGCGGGCATGACCACCGAGTTGGGCAAGGCCTACGCCAAGCAGCAGCCGATCGTGGTCACCGGCTGGGTGCCGCACTGGATGTTCGCCAAGTGGAAGCTTAAGTTCCTGGACGATCCGAAAGGCGTGTATGGCGCGGCCGAGACCGTCAATAGCATCGGTAGCAAGGAACTGGACAAGAAGGCCCCGGAAGTGGCCGAGTTCCTGAAGAAGTTCCAGTGGCAGTCCAAGGATGAGATCGGCGAGGTGATGCTGGCGATCCAGGACGGCGCCAAGCCGGAAGCGGCGGCCAAGGATTGGGTGGCCAAGCATCCGGAGCGGGTCAAGGAGTGGACGGGCAAGTAA
- a CDS encoding DUF485 domain-containing protein — translation MNDSIYLSIQNSPRFKELVSKRERFAWILSAIMLGLYCAFILLIAYGPQILGAKLSPESSITWGIPLGVGLILSAFVLTAIYVRRANGEFDELNKAILEEAQQ, via the coding sequence ATGAACGACAGCATTTACCTCTCGATACAAAACAGCCCGCGCTTCAAGGAGCTGGTCAGCAAACGTGAACGGTTCGCCTGGATTCTCTCGGCGATCATGCTCGGCCTGTACTGCGCCTTCATCCTCCTCATCGCCTACGGTCCTCAGATTCTGGGCGCCAAGCTCAGCCCTGAGTCGTCGATTACCTGGGGCATTCCCCTGGGCGTCGGCCTGATCCTCTCGGCATTCGTCCTGACCGCCATCTACGTGCGCCGCGCCAACGGCGAATTCGATGAGCTGAACAAGGCCATCCTCGAGGAGGCACAACAATGA
- a CDS encoding cation acetate symporter → MIRHSKALAALACSVFAPALWAADALTGEVQKQPLNVSAIAMFVAFVAFTLGITYWASKRNKSAADYYAAGGKITGFQNGLAIAGDYMSAASFLGISALVFTSGYDGLIYSIGFLVGWPIILFLIAERLRNLGKYTFADVASYRLGQKEIRTLSASGSLVVVAFYLIAQMVGAGKLIELLFGLDYHVAVILVGILMCLYVLFGGMLATTWVQIIKAVLLLSGASFMALMVMKHVGFDFNTLFSEAIKVHAKGEAIMSPGGLVKDPISAFSLGLALMFGTAGLPHILMRFFTVSDAKEARKSVLYATGFIGYFYILTFIIGFGAILLVSTNPDFKDAAGALLGGNNMAAVHLADAVGGSIFLGFISAVAFATILAVVAGLTLAGASAVSHDLYASVWRKGKANDKDEIRVSKITTVALGVLAIGLGILFEKQNIAFMVGLAFSIAASCNFPVLLLSMYWKKLTTRGAMIGGWLGLVSAVTLMILGPTIWVQILGHEKPIYPYEYPALFSMIIAFVGIWFFSITDKSKAADEERALFFPQFVRSQTGLGASGAVSH, encoded by the coding sequence ATGATTCGCCATTCCAAAGCCCTGGCCGCACTGGCCTGCAGCGTCTTCGCACCCGCCCTGTGGGCTGCCGATGCCCTGACCGGCGAGGTGCAGAAACAACCCCTGAACGTGTCGGCGATCGCCATGTTCGTGGCCTTCGTCGCCTTCACCCTCGGCATTACCTACTGGGCCTCCAAACGCAACAAGTCCGCGGCCGACTACTACGCGGCCGGTGGCAAGATCACCGGCTTCCAGAACGGCCTGGCGATTGCCGGTGACTACATGTCGGCAGCGTCCTTCCTGGGTATTTCCGCCCTGGTGTTCACCTCTGGCTACGACGGCCTGATCTACTCCATCGGCTTTCTGGTCGGCTGGCCGATCATTCTCTTCCTGATCGCCGAGCGCCTGCGCAACCTGGGCAAGTACACCTTCGCCGACGTTGCTTCGTACCGCCTGGGGCAGAAGGAAATTCGTACCCTGTCGGCCTCCGGTTCGCTGGTGGTGGTGGCGTTCTACCTGATCGCCCAGATGGTCGGTGCCGGCAAGCTGATCGAGCTGCTGTTCGGCCTCGACTACCACGTCGCGGTCATCCTGGTGGGTATCCTGATGTGCCTGTACGTGCTGTTCGGCGGCATGCTGGCGACCACCTGGGTACAGATCATCAAGGCCGTGCTGCTGCTCTCCGGTGCCAGCTTCATGGCGCTGATGGTGATGAAGCACGTCGGCTTCGACTTCAACACGCTGTTCTCCGAGGCGATCAAGGTGCACGCCAAGGGCGAGGCGATCATGAGCCCGGGCGGCCTGGTCAAGGACCCGATCTCGGCGTTCTCCCTGGGCCTGGCGCTGATGTTCGGTACCGCAGGCCTGCCGCACATCCTGATGCGCTTCTTCACCGTCAGTGATGCCAAGGAAGCGCGCAAGAGCGTGCTCTACGCGACCGGCTTCATCGGCTACTTCTACATCCTGACCTTCATCATCGGCTTCGGCGCGATCCTGCTGGTCAGCACCAACCCAGACTTCAAGGACGCCGCCGGCGCCCTGCTGGGCGGCAACAACATGGCGGCGGTGCACCTGGCCGATGCCGTGGGTGGCAGCATCTTCCTCGGCTTCATCTCGGCCGTGGCCTTCGCCACCATCCTGGCGGTGGTCGCCGGTCTGACCCTGGCCGGTGCCTCGGCGGTTTCCCACGACCTGTACGCCAGCGTCTGGCGCAAGGGCAAGGCCAACGACAAGGACGAGATCCGTGTGTCGAAGATCACAACCGTCGCCCTCGGCGTGCTGGCGATCGGCCTGGGTATCCTGTTCGAGAAGCAAAACATCGCATTCATGGTCGGCCTGGCCTTCTCCATCGCCGCCAGCTGCAACTTCCCGGTGCTGCTGCTTTCGATGTACTGGAAGAAACTGACCACCCGCGGCGCCATGATCGGCGGCTGGCTGGGCCTGGTGAGTGCGGTGACGCTGATGATCCTCGGCCCGACCATCTGGGTGCAGATCCTCGGTCACGAGAAACCGATCTACCCGTACGAGTACCCGGCGCTGTTCTCGATGATCATTGCCTTCGTCGGTATCTGGTTCTTCTCGATCACCGACAAGTCCAAGGCAGCCGATGAAGAACGTGCGCTGTTCTTCCCGCAGTTCGTGCGTTCCCAGACTGGCCTGGGCGCCAGCGGAGCAGTCTCTCACTGA
- a CDS encoding CS1 type fimbrial major subunit, producing MKALMLALPLAALIAGPAMAEDPIEKQVLVTATIPTAAFYVEPVGGNWMNDPQDMAWNSFQGSLNPIRKQLQAKSTIGPITAHLLSPAVVSSGVDAIDLDVKIGDTVLTTSATEILTDVQAAPGAVVDFEVTPQVPAGGYQPGSYQGLVSMMFETAAP from the coding sequence GTGAAAGCACTCATGCTCGCACTTCCCCTCGCTGCGCTCATTGCCGGCCCGGCCATGGCCGAAGACCCGATCGAGAAGCAAGTCTTGGTCACCGCCACCATTCCGACGGCTGCTTTCTATGTCGAGCCGGTCGGCGGCAACTGGATGAATGACCCACAAGACATGGCCTGGAACTCGTTTCAAGGCAGCCTGAACCCAATCCGCAAGCAGCTGCAGGCCAAGAGCACCATCGGCCCGATCACGGCCCACCTGCTGTCGCCAGCGGTGGTCAGCAGTGGTGTGGACGCCATCGACCTGGACGTCAAAATCGGTGACACCGTACTGACCACCAGTGCTACCGAGATTCTGACCGACGTCCAGGCTGCCCCCGGTGCGGTCGTCGACTTCGAAGTGACCCCACAGGTGCCGGCGGGCGGCTATCAGCCCGGTAGCTACCAGGGCCTGGTCAGCATGATGTTCGAAACCGCCGCACCCTGA
- a CDS encoding molecular chaperone, translating to MKLLRMLCLALAPCLAQAGPELNVGGLYDYLDDGKSTLLKRIRNGGDATAFVKVSVVELVYEGDGPPREVPLDGQAMTQRGLVVSPARLIVPARGMQAVRLLYRGQRDRERYYRLRFIPVLPETGDGFAVDDQQAQDYRDKLKAGVNLLAGYGTLLFVRPADTQYQTAVSRKAGALTVSNQGNSTVILDRFRQCQSRDELCETATKHHLLPGRSRQFQGEAAKVHQFELHEGGRRKAMALEG from the coding sequence ATGAAGCTGCTGCGCATGCTGTGCCTCGCGCTGGCGCCTTGCCTGGCCCAGGCAGGACCGGAGCTCAACGTCGGCGGGCTATACGATTACCTGGATGACGGCAAGAGCACCTTGCTCAAGCGCATCCGCAACGGCGGCGATGCCACGGCCTTCGTCAAGGTCAGCGTGGTCGAACTGGTCTACGAAGGCGACGGCCCGCCCCGCGAAGTGCCCTTGGACGGGCAGGCCATGACCCAGCGTGGCCTGGTGGTAAGCCCCGCGCGGCTGATCGTACCGGCCCGCGGCATGCAGGCAGTGCGCCTGCTGTACCGGGGGCAACGCGACCGGGAGCGTTACTACCGCCTGCGGTTCATTCCGGTATTGCCCGAAACGGGCGATGGCTTCGCGGTGGACGATCAGCAAGCGCAAGACTACCGGGACAAGCTCAAGGCCGGCGTCAACCTGCTGGCGGGCTACGGCACGCTGTTGTTCGTGCGCCCGGCCGACACCCAGTACCAGACCGCGGTAAGCCGTAAAGCCGGCGCCTTGACCGTCAGTAACCAAGGCAACTCGACCGTGATCCTCGACCGTTTTCGCCAATGCCAGAGCCGCGACGAGCTGTGTGAAACGGCCACCAAGCACCATCTGCTGCCCGGTCGTAGCCGCCAGTTCCAGGGCGAGGCTGCCAAGGTGCATCAGTTCGAGCTGCACGAAGGCGGCCGCCGCAAAGCCATGGCGCTGGAGGGTTGA
- a CDS encoding response regulator transcription factor produces the protein MKRVLVVDDHPFIRATVCTLLRQEHLDIVGQTDNGRDAVRMARELAPDIIILDISLPGLDGMEVIARVNRLQRPVKTLVLTSHQAEAYCLRCIQAGAAGFVSKTNDLDELNKAVRAVLSGFTYFPNVALSSVNSLERHATDANRIARLSDRELMILQHLARGMSNKAVGDAMLLSNKTVSTYKGRLLEKLCLKSLIDLADFARRNQLI, from the coding sequence ATGAAACGCGTATTGGTGGTCGACGACCACCCTTTCATCCGGGCCACGGTGTGCACGCTGCTGCGCCAGGAGCACCTGGATATCGTCGGCCAGACCGACAATGGTAGGGACGCAGTGCGCATGGCGCGAGAGCTGGCACCGGACATCATCATCCTCGACATCAGCCTGCCGGGGCTCGATGGCATGGAGGTCATCGCGCGGGTCAATCGCCTGCAGCGGCCGGTCAAGACCTTGGTGCTGACCTCGCATCAGGCCGAAGCCTACTGCTTGCGCTGCATCCAGGCCGGGGCCGCCGGGTTCGTCTCCAAGACCAACGATCTGGACGAATTGAACAAGGCCGTGCGCGCCGTGCTGTCGGGGTTCACCTACTTCCCGAACGTGGCGCTGAGCTCGGTGAACAGCCTGGAACGTCACGCCACCGACGCCAACCGCATTGCCCGTCTCAGCGACCGCGAGTTGATGATTCTGCAGCACCTGGCCCGTGGCATGAGCAACAAGGCCGTCGGTGATGCCATGTTGCTCAGCAACAAGACCGTCAGTACCTATAAGGGGCGTCTGCTGGAAAAGCTGTGCCTCAAGTCGCTCATCGACCTGGCGGATTTCGCTCGTCGCAATCAACTGATCTGA